The window GATGCCCCTGATCTGTTCAACCTTATCTTCTGTTATTTCAGGCCTTGTCCGATATTCCATACGAATTTCCTTCCACCGCGATTTTCATAATGCAATATTCGACATCGGATGGTTGGAGTTCTGTTTTTTTAAAAATTTTAATCAAAAAAAGCGCGGCATTTATTTCTTTTGATGTTGCGTTTGCCGCGCTTTTATCCTTTTCTCTATTGAATAGGTGATGTTATTTATTTGATAAAGAACATTCTATTTCATGAATGGAAATTAAATAGGACTGTGAATAGTAACTATCCGGGAAATATTCCCCTAAATTTTTCTAAAATACATATTGACTTTTAATGGTATGCCTGGTACCATTTACTTGTAAAAAATTGTTTGGATTTGTCTAAATTAGTCACAGGGGGGGAAAGCAGTGAAATCAACGGGCATTGTTAGAAGGGTGGACGAGCTAGGCAGGGTTGTTATTCCTATAGAACTTAGAAGGACCCTGGGCATAGAAGAAAAAGACGCCCTCGAAATTTACGTTGATGAGGAAAGGATTGTGCTCAAGAAATACCAGCCGGCCTGTGTGTTCTGCGGAGACGCTTCGGACACGCAGTATTACCGCGGTAAACTGGTCTGTCGTGAGTGCGCCATGACTATGTTTGAAAACACCAAAGCAATATAGTCAATCAACTATTACCCTAAAGCGGAAGGGAAGCATGACTTGCCCTTCCGCTCTATTTTTACTGCTCTTCATCCTTTTTTCTCACCAATGAAGCTGCATAAACCTCGTTTCTGGCCATATTGTTCCTTTTGGCGACCTCCCGGATGGCCGCCGGCCGCGGCATACCTCCGGCCTGCAAACCGTTTACCTGGGAGGCAATAGTTGAAAGATCCGTTTTAACTTCCTCACGGACTTCGTTTTTATTTCCTTCCAAAACTATGGTGAATTCCCCCAATGGGCTGTTCCGCCGGAAATAGTCCAGCGCGGACGATAAGCTTCCCCTCCAGACCTCTTCGTAATGCTTGGTCAGTTCACGGGCAACGGCTAAACGCTTGTCCCCAAGTTGTTCCAGCAGCTCATCCAAAGTCTTCAACAGCCTGTGGGGCGCCTCGTAAAGTATTATTGTGCGCTCTTCTTTAATTAGGGAAGTAATTCTTTTCTTACGGGTACGCTTGTTGGCGGGCAAAAAACCTTCAAAGCAAAAATTGGAAGCGCTCAATCCTGATACAACAAGGGCGGCAAGAGCAGCGTTGGGACCCGGGACGGGAACGACCCTTACTCCGCTTTTTATGGCGGCATCCACGAGGACTTCGCCCGGATCGGATATTCCCGGCATGCCGGCGTCCGATACCAGAATTAAATGCTTTCCTGAGAGCAGCAGGCCCAGCAAGTACTCACACTTTTTCGGCCCGCTGTGGCCGTGAAAGCTGGTAACGGGCGTATGTATGCCATAGTGGGCAAGGAGCTTGCGTGTGTGCCTGGTATCCTCGGCGGCAATCAGATCGGCTTCCTTCAACAGCCTGAGCGCTCTCAAGGTTATATCTTCAAGATTGCCGATCGGCGTGGCGCAAAGATAAAGCGTACCGTTTGCGCCGCCGCTTTTTTTTTCAGCCGCGGGATCACCTTTCGGTTCCATTATTTACCCCGCTCCAAAAATGCCGTACAAAAAAGGCAGTCTTCCTGGCGAAGCCGTCCGAAATGAACGTTGCAGATGTGAAAACCCTCGTCGTAGATTTTTTTCAGATTTACGAACGCTCCTCCCAAGGCCTGTTCCTGGGGCTCGCCCTTCGGTCTGTAACCGGCAAACATTGCCAGTTTTTCCCTCAGGGCGCTGTTCTCTTCTTCGAGATAACCGGCCAGCTTTTTTAACTGCTGGAGATCACTCTCGGTTTCTTTAATCCTCGTCTCCAGTTGTCTGAACAGGATGCTCATCGGGTTCATTTTGTTCACTCCCCGTTTTTTCTACGCTGATATCCCCAACAGCATATTCACGGATCATTTTGCTTTCCTTGAGCTCTACAGCTATCGTCTTTTTCAGTATGTTGATACCGGTCACCTTTCCTTCCCCTTCGGATGTTGTAACCAGACTGTTCAAGGGAGGAAATTCCTGCCTACTCTGTTCATAAAGATCGTTTTCAAACTTCAGGCAGCACATCAACCTGCCGCAGATACCCGAAATCTTGGTCGGGTTCAGGGATATATTCTGCTCCTTGGCCATTCTGATGGAGACGGAGGCAAAATCAGCCAGCCAAGTGGCGCAGCAGAGCTCGCGCCCGCAGCAGCCCAGGCCGCCCATCATCTTGGCCTCATCCCTCACTCCGATCTGCCGCAATTCAATCCTTGTCCGGAACACCGCGGCAAGGTCCTTGACAAGTTCACGGAAGTCTATCCTTCCCTCGGCGGTAAAATAAAAGATCAGCTTGCTTTCGTCAAATGTTTTCTCAACATCGACAAGCTTCATCGGCAAACTGTGAACAGCAATTTTTTGCTCGCAGATGCTGAACGCCTGTTTGACCTTCTCCTGGACCGCCGCAAGTTTTTGAGTGTCCTGGACGGTTGCCTTCCTGATAACTTTTTTCAGTGGGGAAACTACTTCCTCATCATTTATCTCAACAGGCCCGGTTACAACCTGCCCGTATTCCATTCCCCGGGATGTCTCGACAATAACATCATCGTTCACAGCAATTTCAATTTCGGCAGGATCGAAATAATATACTTTACCCGCCCGTTTAAACCTTACACCGACAACACTGTATGTCATTTTTTGTATCACTCCATTTGATTCTACTTGTGGGAAGCAGAAAAACCGTCCCCTTGCTTCCCTCCCGCCGGCCTGCACAAGTTTAGAAACAGAACATCCAAAACCAGCCTGGGATTCGCGTTCTTGGACAACCTGTTTCTGGCTTCCTCAATTTTTCCCAGGCGGTCAATTAATAAAGCGGCTTCCCGCCTGGAAGCTTGTTCCTTGATGACCTGCAAAAAATCCCGGTTGATAATTAACTTCTCATTTTCTGATTCTTTCCATATTAAAAGATCTCGATACCAGAGCATCAGCCCTTCTATCCAGGTGAGTGTTTGTTCCCTGATGCTTTGTTCCTTGTTGCCGGACAGGAGGCTTCCGGCAAGCCGGCAGGCTTCTCCAAGCCCGGCGCTGTCTAATGCATTAATTATCTGCGCCAGTTGTTTTCTGCGTTCGGTGAGATTGCCCCCCCCAAGCAGTTCAAAAGCCTGTCCCACACTGCCGCCTGATAAAAGGGCGGTTAAATCCGCCTCTTCCTGCTTAACGCCGGGCAAGCATGCCAGAATCAGGGCTACCTGGGAGACGGGAAGCAATTGGAACATAACCTGCTGGCACCGGGAAAGAACAGTCGTCAAAAGGGCGTATGGCTGAACGCAAGTCAGTATAAAAACCACACCTGCCGGCGGTTCCTCAAGGGTTTTTAAAAAGCAGTTCGCCGCTTCGTCGGTCATACTTTCCGCACGGTCGATCAGGCAAATCTGCCTGCCGCCCTGAAACGGGGCCAGGGTCATCCTTCTTTGGATTTCTCTTGCCTGCTCTATTTTTATTGAACCTCCTTCAGGTTCAACTATTATAAAATCGGGGTGGTTCCCTCCTTCAACCTGGCGGCATGAACGGCACTCGCCGCAGGCATCACCTTGTAAAGGCTGTCGACAGAGCAGCGCCCGGGCAAAAGCCTCGGCGCATGTTCTTTTTCCCACACCTGAAGGGCCGCAGAAAAGATAGGCGTGGGAAATCATCTGCCTGTTAAAAGACCTGCGCAAAAGATTTATTGCATTATCCTGCCCGTGTATTTCACTGAAGAACTTCACCGGTAAACACCTCGACCGCTTCAATAACCCTGCGGTGGATCTCCTCTTTGCTCAGCATGGCGTCAAGAACATGGTAAGCGCCCGGTCTTTGTCCGGCCAGGAACAGATACCCTTCGCGCACGCGCCGGAAAAATGGTGTCTCTTCCTGTTCCAAACGGTCCGCCTCGCCGGCAATCCGTTTCTTGGAAAGCTCAGGGGAAAGATCCAGCAAAAAAGTAAGGTCCGGAGTCAGACCGCCCGTCGCCAGGTCATTCACCCTGGTTAAAAGCCCGACATCCAGCCCCCGTCCATAACCCTGGTAGGCTATTGTGGAATCTCCGAACCGATCGCTAATTACTGTTCTGCCCATTGCCATGGCCGGCCCGATTCTGCCGGCAGCCAGCTGGGCCCGTGCGGCGGCGTAAAGCAATGCCTCCGCTGCGAAAGACAAATCGGGGCAGGCTGATTTATCCAGGAGCATTTCCCTTACGTTTTCTCCCAGGGGCGTCCCTCCCGGATCCCTGTATGTCTCGACCTCCCTGCCGCTGCGCAACAAGGCGCCGGCCAGCAGCTCAGCCTGGGTACTCTTGCCCGCCCCGTCAATTCCCTCAAAGACGAAAAAAAGCCCCCTTTTATTTTCCTTCATGTCTATTCGATCACCCTAACTGTCCTCAACTCCGGGTCCGCGGGTCCGGCCACGGGCGCCCCGGAAGCTTTAACCCATTTGAGATACTCAACTATTTCAGGCGTAAACTCCTCGCCCGGATAAATTACCGGTATTCCCGGCGGGTATACCGCAACCCACTCCCCGCAGACAAGCCCTGCGCAGTGTTCCAGGAAAACCTTCCTCTTCCCGGAAAACCACGCCTGCCGGGGGGTTAATTGACGCGGCGGCAAAGCGGGCAACCTAAGCGGCGCGGGCAGCGGCCGTACAGCAGGCAGCTTTTCCCGGGATATCTCCCTCAGGCCGTCAACCAGCCTGCCGCAGTCCTCTTCGGTTGCGCCGGCGCCGATAACCACAACAATATTAGTGAAATCCGCCATTTCCACGTTTACGCCATATTTCTTAAAGAGCTTCGCAGAGAGCTGGAAACCGCTCAATCCGAGATCGGCCCCGGAAATGGTTATCCTGGTGGGATCAAGCGAATAACCCTTTCTTAAATGACGACCGTCAAGCACTTTCAGACCCGGAATTTGGCCTGCTGTCTCTCTGAGCTGCCCTGCTTTTTGAACAGAGCCGTCCAGCAATTCGCGGCCTTTTTCGGCAAGCATATGCCTGGCCAGATCCAAAGACACAAGCAGCAGATAAGAAGGGCTGCTTGTCTGCAGGCAGGCAAGTGCGGCAGCCACATCCCCGGGATCGAAAAACTCTCCCTGCAGGTGCAATAAAGATGACTGCGTCAAAGAGCCGCCCATTTTATGCATACTCATCACGGAAGCGTCAGCCCCGCATGACAATCCGCCTTCCGGCAGGGACGGGTGGAAAGGAAAGTGGGCGGCATGGGCTTCGTCAGCCACCAGCGGTTTGCCGGCTCTATGGACAAGCCCGGCCAGTTTCTTTAGATCTGCCGCAATCCCGTAATAATTGGGATAGGTTGTCAACACGCCTTTCGCTTCTCTGCAGCCGTCGAGCGCTTCGGCAACCTGCGCTTCACCCGGCCCTTCCGGTATCCCAAATTCCTCCGCCACGGAAGAGACGAGATAAACTGGATCAGCCCCGCTTAAAACAAGCCCCGCTAAAACAGACCGATGGCTGTCACGGGGTATAATAATCTTTTCTCCCGGACGGCAGAGGGCCATAAGCAGTGCCTGCAGGCCGACCGAAGTTCCATTGACCAGAAAGAACGTGCGCTTCGCTCCGTAAAGTCCGGCAGCCAGGGATTGCGACCTGGCTATAGACCCGCTGGGGCTGGTAAGGTTATCAAGCCCCGGCAGTTCAGTCAGGTCAATTTTAAATAAGTCTTGTTCCAGATCCTTCCATAAAGCTGAAAGGGCCTGCCCCTGCCTGTGCGCCGGCAGATGCAGGTGAGCATAACCTTTTTTCAGATGCTTCAGCAGGGATGTATAAAGTGGCGCTTCATACTGATCATCCTGCATAAAATACCATCTCCGATAGTTAATTGTATCATAACGGCGGCAACCTTCCAAGTGCGATAATGGAAGTGACCAGAGAACGATATTAAGAGTTAGCTAGAATGAGAAATATTCCTAAAATTTTAATTCTTTTCTTAAAAAGAATATTTTAAAGTGCCCTTGACAGGCAATTTAAGATATTCTATAATCATGATCGTTTATCTGTTAGCTAGAGAAAATATCGAAATTTGTATCAGGGGAGAAAAAGATGATTGAAATTCGTTTTCATGGAAGAGGCGGACAGGGGGCTGTAACCTCGGCGGAACTGCTGGCTCTTGCTGCTATCAGCGAAGGGAAATATGCCCAGGCCTTTCCCAGTTTTGGACCAGAAAGGCGCGGGGCTCCGGTAGTCGCTTTCTGCCGGGTGGATGATCACCCTATCCGGTTGAGGACTAACATTTATTCCCCTGATCTGGTAGTAGTGTTGGATCCTTCCCTGCTCCGCCTGATTAACGTGGCCGCCGGCTTAAAAGAAAACGGCGTATTAATTACCAACACAAAATACACGTCCGGGGAGATCAGGGAAAAATTGGGCATCAAACAGGCCCTGGCTACTATAAATGCCACCAAAATTGCCCTTGAGGAAATGGGGCTCCCGATCACCAACACTACGATGCTTGGCTCTCTTCTTAACGCACGGCAGGTAGTGCATCCCGATTCACTCATCGGCCCTTTGGAAAAGAGATTCGGCCGGATCGCCGACAAAAACATCAGGGCTTTCCGGAGGGCTTACGAGGAAACTACAATACTTAACTGAGGAGGGAGAGGCAATGATAAGATCAGAGGAAGACCTGAAATGGAAAGATTTAGAGACGGGCTGCGTTATTTCGAATGCGGGAAACGCCAGCCAGTACCGCACCGGCGACTGGCGGTCTTTACAGCCTGTCTGGGATAAGACCAAATGCATCCGCTGCGGTGTATGTTATATTTATTGCCCCGATGCAGCAATCAGGAAGACAAGTGAAGGTTACTTTGAAGCCGATTTATATTACTGCAAGGGGTGCGGAATCTGCACCCAGGAATGTATAACCGGCTGTATAACTATGGTAGAGGAAGAGGAGTAATGAATAAAAAAGTTGGTATAGAAGTTTCCTTAGCGGCTGCTGACGCAGTAAAAATGGCAAATGTGGATCTGATTGCCGCTTACCCGATTACGCCACAGACCCATATCGTGGAACATCTGTCCGAACTTGTGGCCAACGGGGAACTGGACGCCGAATTTATTCCGGTGGAGTCGGAACACTCGGCATTGAGTGTCTGTATAGGATCTGCCGCTGTAGGAGCCCGTACTTTTACATGTACCAGTTCACAGGGGCTTGCCCTGATGAACGAGATTATATTTATAGCCGCTTCGATGAGGCTTCCGATCGTGTTGATCCTGGCCAACCGGTCACTTTCAGGACCTTTGAGCATCTGGAACGACCACACCGACGTTATGTCAATCAGAGACAGCGGCTGGGTTCAAGTATTTGTGGAAAACGGCCAGGAAGTTTTCGATCATGTCTTCTTTGCTTTCCGAGTGGCCGAGGATCAGAAAGTTTCCCTCCCGGTGATAATCAACCTGGACGGGTTTATCCTTACCCACGTTATCGAGCCAATCGAGTACTGGGACCAGGAGTCGGTTAACAAATACCTTCCTGATTTCAAACCCGTCAGCACGCTCAATCCCGATGCGCCGGTTACGATGGGCGCTTTTGGCATGCCGGGCATTTATACCGAGGCTAAAAAGGCCCAGGATGAGGCATTGATCAAGTCCAAGCCGGAAATCATCAAAGCCTGGAAGGAAATGGGGGAGGTTATCGGAAGGCGCTATTCCCCTGTTGAAACAAATAATATCGAAGGCGCCGAAACTGTATTCCTGACCATGGGCAGTGTAGGGGAAACAGTCTCAGTCGCGGTGGAAAAGCTCAGGGCCCAGGGTAAACCCGTAGGCCAGATAAAGCTCAGATTATGGAGGCCTTTCCCTGTTGAGGAATTCAGAGAGGCCGTCCGCAATGTCAAGAGAATCATTGTCATTGACCGTGCCGTTTCCTTCGGAGGTCAGGGCGGGCCCGTGGCGGCCGAAATACGTTCAGTCCTTTATGATGAAGAAAACAGGCCCTCGGTTACCAACTTCATCTGCGGCCTGGCCGGGCGTGACGTGACACCCGATAATTACATTGATATGTACGAGAAGAGCATAAAAATGACCGGGGATAAAGCGAAGGAAGAAGATTACGTCCTGTACGGAGTCAGAGAATAAAATAGGCATAGCAAAGGTTGGAGGAAGCGCCATGAAGAAAAAGTTAAAGGAGATCGTCAAGAAGTACGGATCAAACCGGAGTTTTCTGGTTCCTATACTTCAGGATATACAGAGGGAATATGAATATCTCCCACGGGAAGCTCTCAACTTACTGAGTCAAATTATCGACGTCCCGATCAGCCATATTTATAACGTAGCAACTTTTTACAAGTCTTTCAGCCTGTCTCCCAGGGGCCGTCACCAGCTCAGCCTGTGCATGGGAACTGCCTGTCATGTTAGGCGGGCGCCCCAGATCAGGGATCACCTGGTCCGGACGCTGGGGATAAATCCGGGCGAGACTACACCTGACCTGGAGTATACATTTAAGACAGTAAACTGCCTGGGCGCCTGCGCACTTGGACCAATCATGGTCGTTGACGGGGAATACCACGGGCAGCTGACGATAATGAAAGTAAACAAAATTTTAAAAGAACTAGGTAAAAAGGAAAGGACTAAGAAAAAGGTGGCCGCTGATGAAAATTAGAAACCCGAAAGAACTTGAAAAACTACGCAATAAAATATCGGCCGGCAAAGACCCCTTAAAGCCATGCGTGAGCATCTGTTCAAGCACGGGCTGCCTCGCTCTTGGATCCGCCAAGCTTGTGGAAGCTCTTAAAGCAGAACTTAACCAGCGGGGTATGGAAAACAAAGTCGATATAAAGGAAACAGGATGTCACGGATTTTGCGAGGGAGGTCCGCTGCTGGTCATTCACCCGGAGGAAACCTGTTATTTAAAGGTAAGCGCCAAGGACATTCCAGACATCGTTGCCAAAACGCTCGTCAAGAATGAGGTCATTGACCGGCTTCTTTACACGGACCCCGTAACCGGCAAGAAGATTGCCAAACAGTCTGAAATACCCTTCTTCAAGAAGCAGGAAAAGAATATTATCGGAAATAACCCGGTAATAGATCCCTGCAGCATCGAAGAT of the Desulfotomaculum sp. genome contains:
- a CDS encoding AbrB family transcriptional regulator, with protein sequence MKSTGIVRRVDELGRVVIPIELRRTLGIEEKDALEIYVDEERIVLKKYQPACVFCGDASDTQYYRGKLVCRECAMTMFENTKAI
- the rsmI gene encoding 16S rRNA (cytidine(1402)-2'-O)-methyltransferase; the protein is MEPKGDPAAEKKSGGANGTLYLCATPIGNLEDITLRALRLLKEADLIAAEDTRHTRKLLAHYGIHTPVTSFHGHSGPKKCEYLLGLLLSGKHLILVSDAGMPGISDPGEVLVDAAIKSGVRVVPVPGPNAALAALVVSGLSASNFCFEGFLPANKRTRKKRITSLIKEERTIILYEAPHRLLKTLDELLEQLGDKRLAVARELTKHYEEVWRGSLSSALDYFRRNSPLGEFTIVLEGNKNEVREEVKTDLSTIASQVNGLQAGGMPRPAAIREVAKRNNMARNEVYAASLVRKKDEEQ
- a CDS encoding DNA replication initiation control protein YabA codes for the protein MNPMSILFRQLETRIKETESDLQQLKKLAGYLEEENSALREKLAMFAGYRPKGEPQEQALGGAFVNLKKIYDEGFHICNVHFGRLRQEDCLFCTAFLERGK
- a CDS encoding stage 0 sporulation protein; protein product: MTYSVVGVRFKRAGKVYYFDPAEIEIAVNDDVIVETSRGMEYGQVVTGPVEINDEEVVSPLKKVIRKATVQDTQKLAAVQEKVKQAFSICEQKIAVHSLPMKLVDVEKTFDESKLIFYFTAEGRIDFRELVKDLAAVFRTRIELRQIGVRDEAKMMGGLGCCGRELCCATWLADFASVSIRMAKEQNISLNPTKISGICGRLMCCLKFENDLYEQSRQEFPPLNSLVTTSEGEGKVTGINILKKTIAVELKESKMIREYAVGDISVEKTGSEQNEPDEHPVQTTGDED
- the holB gene encoding DNA polymerase III subunit delta' encodes the protein MKRSRCLPVKFFSEIHGQDNAINLLRRSFNRQMISHAYLFCGPSGVGKRTCAEAFARALLCRQPLQGDACGECRSCRQVEGGNHPDFIIVEPEGGSIKIEQAREIQRRMTLAPFQGGRQICLIDRAESMTDEAANCFLKTLEEPPAGVVFILTCVQPYALLTTVLSRCQQVMFQLLPVSQVALILACLPGVKQEEADLTALLSGGSVGQAFELLGGGNLTERRKQLAQIINALDSAGLGEACRLAGSLLSGNKEQSIREQTLTWIEGLMLWYRDLLIWKESENEKLIINRDFLQVIKEQASRREAALLIDRLGKIEEARNRLSKNANPRLVLDVLFLNLCRPAGGKQGDGFSASHK
- the tmk gene encoding dTMP kinase — translated: MKENKRGLFFVFEGIDGAGKSTQAELLAGALLRSGREVETYRDPGGTPLGENVREMLLDKSACPDLSFAAEALLYAAARAQLAAGRIGPAMAMGRTVISDRFGDSTIAYQGYGRGLDVGLLTRVNDLATGGLTPDLTFLLDLSPELSKKRIAGEADRLEQEETPFFRRVREGYLFLAGQRPGAYHVLDAMLSKEEIHRRVIEAVEVFTGEVLQ
- a CDS encoding decarboxylase, whose protein sequence is MQDDQYEAPLYTSLLKHLKKGYAHLHLPAHRQGQALSALWKDLEQDLFKIDLTELPGLDNLTSPSGSIARSQSLAAGLYGAKRTFFLVNGTSVGLQALLMALCRPGEKIIIPRDSHRSVLAGLVLSGADPVYLVSSVAEEFGIPEGPGEAQVAEALDGCREAKGVLTTYPNYYGIAADLKKLAGLVHRAGKPLVADEAHAAHFPFHPSLPEGGLSCGADASVMSMHKMGGSLTQSSLLHLQGEFFDPGDVAAALACLQTSSPSYLLLVSLDLARHMLAEKGRELLDGSVQKAGQLRETAGQIPGLKVLDGRHLRKGYSLDPTRITISGADLGLSGFQLSAKLFKKYGVNVEMADFTNIVVVIGAGATEEDCGRLVDGLREISREKLPAVRPLPAPLRLPALPPRQLTPRQAWFSGKRKVFLEHCAGLVCGEWVAVYPPGIPVIYPGEEFTPEIVEYLKWVKASGAPVAGPADPELRTVRVIE
- a CDS encoding pyruvate synthase, with product MIEIRFHGRGGQGAVTSAELLALAAISEGKYAQAFPSFGPERRGAPVVAFCRVDDHPIRLRTNIYSPDLVVVLDPSLLRLINVAAGLKENGVLITNTKYTSGEIREKLGIKQALATINATKIALEEMGLPITNTTMLGSLLNARQVVHPDSLIGPLEKRFGRIADKNIRAFRRAYEETTILN
- the porD gene encoding pyruvate synthase subunit PorD (catalyzes the ferredoxin-dependent oxidative decarboxylation of pyruvate to form acetyl-CoA); translation: MIRSEEDLKWKDLETGCVISNAGNASQYRTGDWRSLQPVWDKTKCIRCGVCYIYCPDAAIRKTSEGYFEADLYYCKGCGICTQECITGCITMVEEEE
- the porA gene encoding pyruvate ferredoxin oxidoreductase, with protein sequence MNKKVGIEVSLAAADAVKMANVDLIAAYPITPQTHIVEHLSELVANGELDAEFIPVESEHSALSVCIGSAAVGARTFTCTSSQGLALMNEIIFIAASMRLPIVLILANRSLSGPLSIWNDHTDVMSIRDSGWVQVFVENGQEVFDHVFFAFRVAEDQKVSLPVIINLDGFILTHVIEPIEYWDQESVNKYLPDFKPVSTLNPDAPVTMGAFGMPGIYTEAKKAQDEALIKSKPEIIKAWKEMGEVIGRRYSPVETNNIEGAETVFLTMGSVGETVSVAVEKLRAQGKPVGQIKLRLWRPFPVEEFREAVRNVKRIIVIDRAVSFGGQGGPVAAEIRSVLYDEENRPSVTNFICGLAGRDVTPDNYIDMYEKSIKMTGDKAKEEDYVLYGVRE
- a CDS encoding NAD(P)H-dependent oxidoreductase subunit E, yielding MKKKLKEIVKKYGSNRSFLVPILQDIQREYEYLPREALNLLSQIIDVPISHIYNVATFYKSFSLSPRGRHQLSLCMGTACHVRRAPQIRDHLVRTLGINPGETTPDLEYTFKTVNCLGACALGPIMVVDGEYHGQLTIMKVNKILKELGKKERTKKKVAADEN